Proteins co-encoded in one Enterobacter sp. R4-368 genomic window:
- the phoC gene encoding acid phosphatase PhoC yields the protein MKKNILAFCLASLLSTSAFALVPSGNDATTKPDLYYLKNAQAIDSLALLPPPPEVGSIAFLNDQAMYEQGRLLRNTERGKQAAEDANLSSGGVANAFSGAFGSPITEKDSPQLHKLLTNMIEDAGDLATRGAKQKYMRIRPFAFYGVPTCNTKEQDSLAKNGSYPSGHTSIGWATALVLAEINPQRQDQILKRGYDLGQSRVICGYHWQSDVDAARIVGSAVVATLHTNPAFQQQLQKAKDEFAAQHK from the coding sequence ATGAAAAAAAATATCCTCGCGTTTTGTCTTGCTAGTTTGCTCTCTACCAGCGCTTTTGCTCTGGTTCCATCCGGGAATGATGCCACCACCAAACCTGATCTTTATTACCTGAAAAATGCGCAGGCGATTGATAGCCTGGCGCTGTTACCACCACCGCCGGAAGTCGGTAGCATCGCGTTTTTAAACGATCAGGCGATGTACGAGCAGGGCCGCTTGCTGCGTAACACCGAGCGCGGCAAACAGGCAGCGGAAGACGCAAACCTGAGCAGCGGCGGCGTGGCAAACGCCTTCTCCGGCGCATTTGGCTCACCGATCACCGAGAAAGACTCCCCTCAGTTGCATAAGCTGTTGACCAATATGATCGAAGATGCAGGCGATCTGGCAACCCGCGGCGCGAAGCAAAAATATATGCGTATCCGCCCGTTTGCCTTCTACGGCGTACCAACCTGCAACACTAAAGAGCAGGATTCACTGGCGAAAAACGGCTCTTATCCGTCCGGTCATACCTCTATCGGTTGGGCTACCGCACTGGTGCTGGCAGAGATTAACCCACAGCGTCAGGATCAGATCCTCAAACGCGGCTACGACCTGGGGCAAAGCCGGGTGATTTGTGGCTACCACTGGCAAAGTGACGTGGACGCCGCGCGCATTGTTGGCTCCGCTGTCGTTGCCACTTTGCATACTAATCCGGCGTTCCAGCAACAGTTGCAGAAAGCCAAGGACGAGTTTGCCGCCCAGCATAAGTAA